Proteins encoded by one window of Vibrio rumoiensis:
- a CDS encoding CpaF family protein, with protein sequence MFFKRSQVNQDFKHKATQSELNNEEARIEPSIQLTIDVDEPPRVDAERDDSMVNTRKQLEKELSVKHYFHKKLLETLDLALLSSLDEKQGKQQLQEAITQLMAGDNSHPMSTEMRKRVVKQIEDEVFGLGPLEPLLHDHTVSDILVNGAKSIYVERHGRLEQTPYTFLDDQHLRNIIDRIVSQVGRRIDESSPMVDARLVDGSRVNAIIPPLAIDGPSLSIRRFAVDRLVMDNLLSFGSISPPMAKFIQAAVKGELNILISGGTGSGKTTTLNILSGFIPETERIITIEDSAELQLQQPHVIRLETRPSNLEGKGEITQRELVKNALRMRPDRIVVGEVRGSEAVDMLSAMNTGHDGSLATIHANTPRDALSRIENMFAMAGWTISTKNLRSQIASALHVVVQMERQEDGKRRMTSIQEINGMEGEVITMSEIFRFVRTGMNDKGEVQGRYIATGIVPECHDALVKRGIDLPIDTFSE encoded by the coding sequence ATGTTCTTTAAACGTAGCCAAGTAAATCAAGATTTTAAACATAAAGCGACGCAATCTGAGCTCAACAATGAAGAAGCGCGCATTGAGCCTTCTATCCAACTCACGATTGACGTGGATGAGCCGCCGCGAGTTGATGCTGAGCGTGATGACTCGATGGTCAACACTCGTAAACAACTAGAGAAAGAGTTGTCGGTCAAGCATTACTTCCATAAAAAGTTACTCGAAACCTTAGATCTAGCGTTGCTTTCTAGCTTGGATGAAAAGCAAGGGAAGCAGCAATTACAAGAAGCCATCACACAGTTAATGGCGGGCGATAATTCTCATCCTATGTCGACTGAAATGCGCAAACGGGTCGTTAAACAAATTGAAGATGAAGTGTTTGGCTTAGGGCCTCTCGAACCATTACTGCATGACCATACTGTGTCGGATATTTTGGTGAATGGCGCAAAAAGTATTTATGTCGAACGACACGGACGTTTAGAGCAAACGCCTTATACTTTTTTAGATGATCAGCATTTACGTAATATTATTGACCGGATAGTGAGCCAAGTGGGGCGGCGGATTGATGAATCTTCACCTATGGTGGATGCACGCCTTGTCGATGGTTCTAGGGTCAATGCAATTATCCCACCTTTAGCGATTGATGGGCCATCGCTTTCGATTCGTCGCTTTGCGGTTGACCGTTTGGTGATGGATAACCTATTGAGCTTCGGTTCGATCTCCCCCCCGATGGCAAAATTTATTCAGGCGGCGGTTAAAGGAGAGTTGAATATCCTTATTTCTGGCGGTACGGGTTCCGGGAAAACCACTACGCTGAATATCCTTTCTGGGTTTATTCCTGAAACCGAGCGAATTATTACCATTGAAGATTCTGCCGAATTACAACTGCAACAACCTCATGTGATCCGCCTAGAAACGCGCCCATCGAATTTAGAAGGCAAAGGTGAAATTACTCAAAGAGAGTTGGTTAAAAATGCTTTGCGTATGCGCCCCGATAGAATTGTGGTGGGGGAAGTGCGTGGTAGCGAAGCGGTGGATATGCTTTCCGCGATGAATACCGGTCACGATGGTTCACTGGCCACCATTCACGCCAATACGCCACGGGATGCCTTAAGTCGAATTGAGAATATGTTTGCGATGGCCGGTTGGACCATTTCAACTAAAAACCTACGCTCACAAATTGCGTCTGCATTGCATGTTGTGGTGCAAATGGAGCGTCAAGAAGACGGTAAACGTCGCATGACCAGCATTCAAGAAATCAATGGTATGGAAGGCGAAGTCATCACTATGTCTGAAATTTTCCGGTTTGTTCGAACAGGGATGAATGACAAAGGTGAGGTTCAAGGGCGCTATATCGCCACCGGGATTGTGCCAGAATGTCACGATGCTTTAGTGAAACGAGGTATCGATTTGCCGATTGATACCTTTAGTGAGTAA
- a CDS encoding tetratricopeptide repeat protein, whose product MQKWIMLMMLVALQGCSSNDQVNAFDDSLYSGKPVDSLTANEAPKTEKEAITRGDKALANKKMDLALYEYIRSLEFDDLEYADKTLITIGDIHQARGNVPLAEKSYLRAVEENPNNVTALENLGVLYSRNGNLPDGQVYFYRAINADQIRLKQNEPFARHKESITVEQVEALKLDPQSPLHAYIGLGILADVNQEGELAQEYYKKALAIDPFSTLAKLNLGYSYYMQGNDKQALFYTKQVVALQPQNKRATNNLALIYIRQGQVTNALNVFMRVMPDYEALNNVGYLLMLNQHQEESVPYFKRAIDKNPSYYPLANDNLSRALSEIRAKNPT is encoded by the coding sequence ATGCAAAAATGGATAATGTTGATGATGCTAGTTGCGCTACAGGGTTGTAGCTCAAACGATCAAGTGAATGCTTTTGATGATTCCTTATATTCAGGCAAGCCGGTAGATAGCTTAACGGCCAATGAAGCGCCAAAAACCGAAAAAGAGGCGATTACTCGAGGCGATAAAGCGTTGGCAAATAAAAAAATGGATTTAGCCTTATATGAATATATTCGCTCTTTAGAGTTTGATGATTTGGAATATGCGGATAAAACGTTAATTACTATTGGCGATATTCATCAAGCGAGAGGTAACGTACCTTTAGCGGAAAAGTCTTATTTAAGGGCGGTGGAAGAGAATCCGAATAATGTCACGGCGTTGGAAAATCTAGGCGTATTATACAGTCGTAATGGTAACTTACCGGATGGTCAGGTGTATTTTTATCGCGCGATTAATGCCGATCAAATTCGATTAAAGCAAAATGAGCCATTTGCTCGACATAAAGAGAGTATCACTGTCGAGCAAGTGGAAGCGCTTAAGTTAGATCCTCAATCACCTTTGCATGCTTATATAGGGCTTGGAATTTTAGCCGATGTGAATCAAGAGGGAGAGTTAGCTCAAGAGTATTATAAAAAAGCTTTAGCCATTGACCCTTTCTCTACATTAGCGAAATTAAATTTAGGTTATTCGTATTATATGCAGGGCAATGACAAACAAGCCCTCTTCTATACTAAGCAAGTTGTCGCATTGCAGCCTCAAAATAAACGAGCCACTAATAACCTTGCTCTTATTTATATCCGCCAAGGGCAGGTGACCAATGCGCTTAATGTGTTTATGAGAGTGATGCCAGATTATGAAGCGCTTAATAACGTAGGGTATTTATTGATGCTCAACCAACATCAAGAAGAATCAGTGCCTTACTTTAAGCGGGCCATTGATAAGAACCCCTCTTATTACCCATTAGCGAATGACAATTTATCGCGAGCTTTATCCGAAATTCGCGCGAAAAACCCAACGTAA
- a CDS encoding type II secretion system F family protein: protein MDSLLNVFDFSQLNNTSREWLVLLAILLATMLAVMACGMLIFGHRNSVKRRLAMVNGQESTTPSARYSPKVSNTLESLSSYILPTNEKEKEGIRHKLMHAGFYQKSAVTNFYAIKLFASLCCLFLAALIYIFMSGEVSVSTLFIVAIAIGVFLPNIVLNHLIKRRQREIRNGIADMLDLLVVCTESGLGFVASLRRVSDELYISHPELADELDTVCVKIKAGIEMPDAFHGLITRTGLEEFRGLVALLSHANKIGGSIAKTLRDYADDYRDKRNQAAEEIAAKIPTQMLFPMLIFIWPCFFIVAVGPAILSLMDAFK, encoded by the coding sequence ATGGACAGCTTATTGAATGTTTTTGATTTTTCACAGTTAAACAACACCTCAAGGGAATGGTTGGTTTTACTGGCTATTTTGTTGGCGACTATGTTGGCGGTGATGGCGTGTGGCATGTTGATTTTTGGGCATCGTAATTCAGTGAAACGGCGTTTGGCGATGGTGAATGGTCAAGAATCTACAACGCCTAGCGCACGTTATTCTCCCAAAGTTTCCAATACATTAGAAAGCTTATCGTCTTATATTTTGCCAACCAATGAAAAAGAGAAAGAGGGCATTCGGCATAAACTGATGCACGCCGGTTTCTATCAAAAATCCGCGGTAACGAATTTTTATGCGATCAAATTATTCGCTTCTCTATGTTGTTTATTTTTAGCGGCGTTGATTTATATCTTTATGAGTGGAGAGGTTTCTGTCTCGACCTTGTTTATCGTCGCGATTGCAATAGGGGTTTTTCTACCGAATATTGTGCTGAACCATTTAATTAAACGTAGACAGAGAGAAATCCGTAACGGTATTGCCGACATGTTGGATTTATTGGTGGTGTGTACGGAGTCGGGATTAGGTTTTGTGGCATCGTTACGCCGAGTGAGCGATGAGTTGTATATCTCTCACCCTGAATTAGCCGATGAACTGGATACGGTGTGCGTCAAAATTAAGGCTGGGATTGAAATGCCTGATGCGTTTCATGGACTGATCACTCGGACAGGGCTTGAGGAATTCCGCGGTTTAGTCGCATTGCTCTCTCATGCGAATAAAATCGGGGGCAGTATTGCCAAAACGCTCAGAGATTACGCCGATGACTACCGTGATAAACGCAATCAAGCGGCAGAAGAGATCGCCGCGAAAATTCCGACCCAGATGTTATTTCCTATGCTGATTTTTATCTGGCCGTGCTTTTTTATTGTTGCGGTTGGCCCTGCGATTTTATCGTTGATGGATGCCTTTAAATAA
- a CDS encoding type II secretion system F family protein, translating to MQDLWMFFVLLFLSVFFISQALILPAAGRKAKHSELVKRLEASRSKLDSKSRSLLNEQYLKGLTPFERSLVKFSPFARFQKNVELAGVNSSFGNLFIAALIISVVFGLFLLMLGAQWYVVIAAMASVWVILHFHLQQKIVKRLNKFEEQLPEALDIIRRMLQAGKPLNQTFHEVGMEMEAPISEEFENTFNLLNYGYDLRLAILQMADRVPTVSMLAFSSAVMLQKETGGNLSENLEKVSVVLRSRFKLARKIRTLSAESRLSAWILILAPFGLFLGLTFLNPEYLDPLYDDPAGIKMISIGMVSLFLGSAWIKKIINFEV from the coding sequence ATGCAAGATTTATGGATGTTTTTTGTGTTGCTGTTTTTATCGGTTTTTTTTATTTCACAGGCGCTAATCTTGCCGGCGGCAGGCCGTAAAGCCAAGCACTCTGAGTTGGTCAAAAGGTTAGAAGCCAGCCGAAGTAAATTGGATAGCAAAAGCCGTTCGTTATTGAATGAGCAATACCTGAAAGGGTTAACTCCGTTTGAACGAAGTCTGGTTAAGTTCTCACCGTTTGCTCGTTTTCAAAAGAATGTGGAATTAGCGGGGGTCAACTCGAGCTTTGGTAATCTGTTTATTGCTGCATTGATTATCAGTGTTGTATTTGGTTTGTTTTTATTAATGCTGGGGGCGCAGTGGTATGTGGTGATTGCTGCCATGGCTAGCGTGTGGGTGATTTTGCACTTTCATTTACAGCAAAAAATTGTCAAAAGGTTGAATAAATTTGAAGAACAACTTCCGGAAGCTCTGGATATTATTCGTCGGATGTTGCAAGCCGGTAAGCCTTTAAATCAAACGTTTCATGAAGTCGGTATGGAAATGGAGGCGCCGATCAGTGAAGAGTTTGAAAACACATTTAACCTGCTTAATTACGGTTATGATTTACGTTTAGCGATTTTGCAAATGGCGGATAGAGTCCCTACCGTCTCGATGCTGGCGTTTTCCTCGGCGGTGATGCTGCAAAAAGAAACCGGTGGCAATTTGTCTGAAAATCTCGAAAAAGTATCTGTTGTCCTACGTTCCCGTTTTAAATTGGCGAGAAAAATACGCACCTTATCCGCTGAAAGTCGCTTATCGGCCTGGATATTAATCCTCGCGCCTTTTGGTTTATTTCTTGGTTTAACATTCTTAAATCCTGAATACCTTGACCCACTTTATGATGACCCAGCAGGAATCAAAATGATCAGTATTGGGATGGTGAGTTTATTTTTAGGGTCAGCGTGGATTAAAAAAATCATTAACTTTGAGGTGTAA
- the chrA gene encoding chromate efflux transporter, whose amino-acid sequence MFDLFKTFFLLGWVSFGGPAAHIGYFRQAFVEKRHWLTEQDYAQLVAFSQFLPGPGSSQIGFAIGYQRAGLFGGILAFLGFTLPSVILMIAIAAFSQQWLDNSWMQGIIHGLKLLAVVVVFDATYTMFKQFCQHRQHQALCVFTASICLLWPFAISQMVCLVIAAMLGHFFSTSKHASFNQTTTAIRFSLSAKFALSLFLVLFALSLFWPSNHALLTLLKDFFSAGSLVFGGGHVVLPLLQSTVGEQLSNDSFMTGYAAAQAMPGPMFTFATYLGYMLMPSMPIVGALSATLMIFLPGFLLVIGLVKQWQQLSQHSYVFPMIAGVNAAVVGLLMAALYQPIFISAVHHSLDIVAVLIGIFIQRSLRLPIITLVTTFAIVGCVVSFLIH is encoded by the coding sequence ATGTTCGACTTATTCAAAACCTTCTTTCTACTCGGCTGGGTAAGCTTCGGTGGCCCAGCCGCGCATATTGGTTACTTTCGTCAAGCCTTTGTTGAAAAACGACACTGGCTTACAGAACAAGACTATGCCCAACTAGTGGCGTTTAGCCAGTTTTTACCGGGCCCAGGCTCTAGTCAAATTGGCTTTGCGATTGGCTATCAACGGGCGGGGCTTTTCGGTGGAATTCTGGCTTTTCTTGGTTTTACCTTACCATCAGTCATCTTGATGATCGCCATCGCCGCCTTTAGCCAGCAATGGTTAGACAACTCTTGGATGCAAGGCATTATCCATGGATTAAAATTACTGGCCGTCGTCGTGGTATTTGATGCGACCTACACTATGTTCAAACAGTTTTGCCAGCACAGGCAACATCAAGCTTTATGCGTCTTCACCGCCAGTATTTGCCTGTTGTGGCCATTCGCCATTAGCCAGATGGTTTGTTTAGTTATCGCGGCAATGCTTGGTCACTTTTTTAGTACCTCCAAACATGCTTCCTTTAATCAAACTACAACCGCCATCCGTTTTTCATTATCAGCTAAATTCGCCTTAAGCCTATTTCTAGTATTATTTGCACTGTCATTATTTTGGCCGAGTAACCATGCATTGCTCACGTTGCTGAAAGATTTTTTCTCAGCCGGCAGCTTAGTGTTTGGCGGTGGTCATGTGGTGTTACCGCTTTTGCAATCCACAGTGGGCGAACAACTATCAAACGATAGCTTTATGACGGGCTATGCAGCAGCGCAAGCCATGCCAGGCCCAATGTTTACCTTCGCCACTTACCTTGGCTATATGCTGATGCCTAGCATGCCTATTGTTGGCGCTTTATCGGCAACTTTGATGATTTTCTTACCGGGTTTCTTGCTCGTGATTGGGTTGGTTAAACAGTGGCAACAATTAAGCCAACACTCGTATGTTTTCCCCATGATTGCAGGAGTCAATGCGGCGGTAGTCGGTTTACTAATGGCTGCTTTATACCAACCTATTTTTATTTCAGCAGTACACCACTCCCTTGATATAGTGGCCGTCCTGATTGGAATTTTCATACAACGCAGCCTACGTCTTCCCATCATTACACTGGTCACCACATTTGCCATTGTAGGGTGTGTCGTCTCATTTTTAATACACTAA
- a CDS encoding O-antigen ligase family protein, producing the protein MKTMVIQPTLINVRYYPQFLLSLMLVGSVLLSFTPYWLDPTTLFDTKRFFVIFYLLLTALVMLCSGNIRNAIIDSFLNQSSLSKRVILLAVTCALFANITALYWVKSQAVFTYGLMFIVVTALLRNVAAQNNDLILRLYIWLTCSLFASVFLFHCVATWQGEIPNYRYIFSFVNPRNINHIQIWLILPLLYWAWQNRLKPKAWLYALPVIMHFSLLLTLDARGAFIASMGGILLWLILSPNKAQRFKWLLALLFLGLLMKWLLFSPLPQYWLQGMWPEGQGEIRLSDSNRLALWRNAIAMLSFWGHGGDTFVCNNDVIAHTTHNSVLNIAIEWGVVATLCYISLLLLTFYRVCSCTDEKRQVLGITVLSGFAYSLISGVLNTPLSQGLAAISVALFWATNTELTNTKLKASSLPSTSTVKKMAHGVLILLSVWAIAFIGYKTFLRIDNNQYRHVSVDYYMPQFWIEHNCMDVTRRLNLPASH; encoded by the coding sequence ATGAAAACAATGGTGATTCAACCAACGCTGATTAATGTCCGTTACTACCCTCAGTTTTTATTGTCTTTGATGTTAGTTGGCAGTGTCCTATTAAGCTTTACGCCATATTGGTTAGACCCAACCACATTATTTGATACTAAACGTTTCTTTGTTATTTTTTATTTATTACTCACAGCGCTTGTGATGCTTTGCTCTGGCAACATACGAAACGCGATCATTGATTCATTTCTCAACCAATCCTCCTTAAGCAAAAGAGTCATATTGCTAGCGGTGACCTGTGCGTTATTTGCCAATATCACCGCTTTATATTGGGTCAAATCGCAGGCAGTTTTTACTTATGGGTTAATGTTTATTGTCGTGACAGCCTTATTACGTAATGTCGCAGCACAAAATAATGATTTAATTTTACGTTTATATATTTGGTTAACATGTAGCCTTTTCGCTTCGGTATTTTTATTCCACTGCGTCGCAACCTGGCAAGGTGAGATCCCTAACTATCGCTACATTTTTAGTTTTGTGAATCCAAGAAATATTAACCATATCCAAATCTGGTTAATCTTACCTTTACTCTATTGGGCATGGCAGAACAGACTAAAACCAAAAGCTTGGCTATATGCCCTCCCCGTCATCATGCATTTCAGCCTATTATTGACTCTCGATGCTCGCGGCGCATTTATCGCCAGTATGGGCGGCATATTACTTTGGCTGATTCTCTCCCCCAATAAAGCGCAACGTTTTAAATGGTTATTGGCTTTGTTATTTTTAGGCTTATTAATGAAGTGGTTGCTCTTTTCGCCTTTACCGCAATATTGGCTACAAGGTATGTGGCCGGAAGGACAAGGAGAAATTCGATTAAGCGATTCCAACCGTCTAGCCTTATGGCGAAATGCCATCGCAATGCTCTCGTTTTGGGGGCATGGTGGCGATACCTTTGTCTGCAATAATGACGTAATTGCCCACACCACACATAACTCTGTGCTCAATATTGCAATCGAATGGGGAGTCGTCGCGACACTATGCTACATCAGCCTATTACTACTGACCTTTTACCGTGTTTGTAGCTGCACAGATGAAAAGAGACAAGTATTAGGAATAACGGTGTTATCTGGCTTTGCTTATAGCCTAATTTCAGGCGTTCTCAACACGCCACTCAGCCAGGGGTTGGCGGCAATTTCCGTGGCTTTATTTTGGGCAACAAACACTGAGTTAACAAACACCAAGTTAAAAGCATCCTCTTTACCTTCAACCTCCACGGTGAAGAAAATGGCTCATGGCGTATTGATCTTATTATCCGTTTGGGCAATCGCTTTTATCGGTTACAAAACCTTCCTACGTATCGATAACAATCAATATCGCCATGTCAGCGTAGACTATTACATGCCACAATTTTGGATTGAGCATAACTGTATGGATGTGACGCGTAGATTAAATCTGCCCGCTTCTCACTAG
- a CDS encoding AAA family ATPase → MNLQTQYQDTSPLLSIKTTLIIWVIYQTEDFKSHIQMQLETQNKLKGVFVHAADLTSLTQKESIAPDLIFVEAKDNWMQTIDDLQSLSYPFKEISAALIVFGDESDPMALKSALKLGASDFLSQNSNIEQLSDLLIHTAQEKLSNSVQGESFAFINTKGGTGTTTVAMNTALVLAEYHPGKVLFLDMDNQFGVAASYMDVYPKYNIQDVYDELDGLDESSLSALVTQLESGLHFLSLCQNSVFNDIDRNMNVEQFFSVLRRYYDYIVVDFSRGVEPFMAEAISHFTKVILVVQQNITSIRNASLIAKALSFDYGVSSEQQTLLVNRFEKRQQIGLQDIQHTLPNVECHCIPNDFKNISESNNLGNPVVLSKPSSALSKAFHVFAASLVPIEHKSQSWFERLLS, encoded by the coding sequence ATGAATCTACAAACCCAATATCAGGATACGTCACCATTATTATCGATTAAGACGACATTGATCATTTGGGTGATTTATCAAACGGAAGACTTTAAGTCTCATATTCAAATGCAGCTAGAAACTCAAAATAAGCTAAAAGGCGTATTTGTTCATGCGGCGGATTTGACGAGCTTAACTCAAAAAGAATCGATTGCACCGGATCTTATCTTTGTTGAAGCCAAAGACAATTGGATGCAAACCATTGATGATTTGCAATCTCTTTCATATCCATTCAAAGAAATTTCAGCGGCCTTAATTGTGTTTGGTGATGAGAGCGATCCCATGGCTTTAAAATCAGCCTTAAAGCTTGGTGCCTCTGACTTTTTATCGCAAAACAGCAACATTGAGCAATTGTCCGATTTATTGATACATACCGCACAAGAAAAGTTATCGAATAGCGTTCAAGGTGAAAGCTTTGCTTTTATCAATACCAAAGGTGGCACTGGTACTACTACGGTTGCGATGAACACGGCATTGGTATTGGCGGAGTATCATCCTGGAAAAGTGCTTTTTCTGGATATGGACAACCAATTTGGAGTCGCAGCATCTTATATGGATGTCTACCCGAAATATAATATTCAGGATGTTTATGATGAGTTAGATGGACTGGATGAATCGTCTTTAAGTGCTTTAGTGACCCAACTAGAGTCTGGCTTACATTTTCTCAGTTTATGCCAAAACAGTGTCTTTAACGATATCGATAGAAATATGAATGTAGAACAATTCTTTTCGGTATTGCGTCGCTATTACGATTACATCGTGGTGGATTTTTCGCGAGGCGTTGAGCCATTTATGGCAGAGGCGATCTCACATTTCACCAAAGTTATTTTAGTGGTTCAGCAAAATATTACCTCGATCCGCAATGCCAGTTTGATCGCGAAAGCATTGAGCTTTGATTATGGTGTGTCTTCAGAGCAGCAAACCTTGCTAGTGAATCGATTTGAAAAGCGCCAGCAAATCGGGCTTCAAGATATCCAACATACCTTGCCGAATGTCGAGTGCCACTGCATTCCTAATGACTTTAAAAATATATCGGAAAGTAACAACTTAGGTAATCCAGTTGTGCTGAGTAAGCCTTCCAGCGCCTTATCGAAAGCCTTTCATGTATTCGCAGCCAGCTTAGTGCCGATTGAACATAAATCGCAAAGCTGGTTTGAGAGATTATTGTCTTAG